The sequence AGATTAGGTGTAAAAGTTTGGATTATGAAAGGTGAAGTTTATGGTAAAAGAGAACTTTCCCCATTAGTAGGACAACAGAAAAAAGGAGGTCAGTCAGACAGAGGAAACAGAGGAGGAGACAGAGACAACAGAAGACCTAGAAAAAACAACAACAATAACAATAATAATTAAAATTTTAGATTAGAAATTTTGAATTTTAAATTACCGTTACTTTTTTAAAATTAAAAAAAATCTAAAATCTAAAATCTAAAATCTAAAATTTAGAGATTATGTTACAACCAAAAAGAACCAAATTCCGTAGAGTTCACAAGATGAAGATGAAGGGGAATGCCCAAAGAGGTAGTCAACTTGCTTACGGAACTTTTGGGATCAAAGCAACTGAGGGGGCTTGGATCACTGCAAGACAAATTGAAGCTGCTCGTATTGCTGCTACAAGATATATGAAGAGAGAAGGTCAACTATGGATCAAAATCTTCCCAGATAAGCCAATTACTAAGAAACCAGCGGAAGTACGTATGGGTAAAGGTAAGGGTGCTGTTGAATACTGGGTAGCTGTAGTAAAACCAGGTAAGATTATGTTCGAAATCGGAGGTGTACCTTACGATATCGCTAAGGAA is a genomic window of Chryseobacterium nakagawai containing:
- the rplP gene encoding 50S ribosomal protein L16, producing the protein MLQPKRTKFRRVHKMKMKGNAQRGSQLAYGTFGIKATEGAWITARQIEAARIAATRYMKREGQLWIKIFPDKPITKKPAEVRMGKGKGAVEYWVAVVKPGKIMFEIGGVPYDIAKEALRLAAQKLPVVTKFIVANDFVKPL